GGAGACAGGAGTGGGAACTATCCTCTCACAGAGGTTCGAAGATAAGCCCAAACTTCATCCTGTGGCCTTCTTTTCCAAGAAACTGTCTCCAGCAGAACAAAACTATGATGTGGGAAACAGGGAACTCTTGGCAGTCAAACTAGGCCTGGAGGAATGGCAACATTGGCTAGAGGGAGTAACACACCCCTTCATTATTTTCACAGACCACAAGAACCTTGAGTACTTACGTACAGCCAAGCGTCTGACACCTCGTCAAGCCCGCTGGTCATTATTCTTCTACCGCTTCCAGTTCACCTTGTCTTACAGGTCAGGTTCCAAGAAAATAAAGGCCGATGCCCTCTCCCGTCTACACAGCACAGAGGTCCAAGAAAACCATGACGAATTCATGCCGGCAAGCTCAATCCCCAACCCATACTTGAACGTACCTTTCCATTGACTTCATCACCAACCTACCAGAATCTCAAGGTAACACAACAATCTTGGTGGCTGTGGACCGGTTTTctactccaccaatcaggcctgtatggtagagtggccagacggaagccacagcccacctggagtttgccaaaaggcacctgaaggactctcagaccaggagaaacaaaattctctggtctgatgaaacaaagttggaactctttggcctgaatggcaagcgccatgtctggaggaaaccagacaccactcatcacctggccaataccatccctacagtgaagcatacAGTGaaggtggtggcagcatcatgctgtggggctgtttttcagcggcaagggttagggttagggagactagtcaggatcgagggaaagatgaatgcagcaatgtacagagacattcttgatgaaaacctgcaccagagcgctctggacctcagactggtgcgaaggttcatctttcaacaggacaacgaccctaagcacacagtcaagataacaaaggagtggctacaggacaactctgtgaatgtccttgagtggcccagccagaggccagacttgaacccgattgaacatctctggagagatctgaaaatggctgacGCTCctcatccaacctgatggagcttgagaggtcctgcaaagaagaatgggagaaactgcccaaaaataggtgtgccaagcttgtagcatcatactcaagaagacttgaggctgtaattggttcCAAAGGcacttcaacaaagtattgagcaaaggctgtgaatacttatgtataatgctttttttgttttttatttttaataaatttgcaaagatttcaaacaaacttctttcacgctgtcattatggggtattgtttgtagaattttgaggaaaataatgaatgtaatccattttggaataaagctgtaacataacaaaatgtggaaaaagtgaagcgctgtgaatactttccggatgcactgtattcaGGTACTTTGGAATATCAGAGGAAATTGTCAGTGATCGGGGACCACAATTCACATCTCGTGTCTGCTCCAgtttcatggagaagatggggaTCGCCATCAATCTCACCTCAGGCTACAACCCACAAGCGAATGGTCAAGTGGAACCAGGAGATAGGACGGTTTCTCCGGACATTCTGTGTATCAAACCCCGAGGACTGATCCAGATTCCTCCCATGTGCcgagtacgcccagaactcCCTACGTCACTCGGCCACACGTCTCACCCCGTTCCCATTGTGTTTTAGGCTAACAGCCACTTCTGTTTTCATGGAAAGCCAACCCACATTCACCACCATTTCGTGACACCATTAATGTAATTTGATGTTGCAGTTTATTTAGTGCAGATGTTCACAATCTAGTCAATGACCCCAGATGTTCCACACTGTTCTTGTTTTAATTACTAACACACATTCATTAGCtgtatcatgctggaataaagGTGGACTGGCTAGGTGTCCTACAGGGTCTAGGGTTAAGACTGAAAGTGGATGGAGAACAGATTAGGAAGAGTTTAATATTTCAAACCGTGTTTTTATAACATTGCAGACATTGTTCACCTTGTTCAGACTTGGAAGAATCTAGTAGCACATAGTCTATCGATTAATGACATGTTCATACAGCATTTTACAGAAAACTCATTAATTCTGAatatttagatttaatgttCTGGACTGTCTGCgagacaagttcctgttatcacttatctTATAGTAGCGacaaacagtcgttccctcaccagcttctcttattttatctctcttaaagttaataagagaaaaaaaaatcttgtcaGCGTGTTACCCAGAAACGGGAAAGTGCAAattcctctgttctgaagatttTCTCATGGCGGAAAACTTACTAACTGCTACAAAgtactgaataataaataaataaacaaatgtcgTCTTACACAACGTGTCACTATATCAATAAGTTAGATACatctttctttgttaaataaaaattcttttagaggatgtaattaattaattaattaaagagtTTGATATGGCTACATGCTTTTGAATACAGTGAAGTGGAAGGCAGTTTGTAGTGTTATAAGTAACATTATTGAATATTTGATTATTGATTGAACAGGGAACAGGGATTTCTtgcataataaaaatattcatcTGCCAGTTGCTTGCAGTAACACATTTAACACCATCTCATATTCACCATCATGTAAGTACTGAAGATTTCATTTGAGCACCATGTTTAGAAACCGTGGCTCCTTTCTCATTTCCTGTGCATCGTTAACACACGGCTCATTTTATGCTGTTGCTTCACCCCTGTCATCACCTCACACGATTGGTGGTCTAATCACAACTGGGATCTTGCCTTATCTCCgttctctgtccctctgtgtCTGACCAGCTGGACTCCGCATTTCCATGATGACGTCACAGTCTTTGTTCACGGCTCTCGCTGGCATATCTGGAGGTGTGTCAGGTGCCCTTCCTGCTAGTACcaccaaaataaaacactgtgggTGTAATTAATACACTGAGCTGAGGCTTTAAGAGTTGAACAGatctttacatttatatatcaaACGTCTATAGTTAATGATGGAACTGCAGGATGTTAAATTCTTGAATATGAATGGTCAAAAGGTGgtgattaatgttctataacagcagccctgGCAATAGTGTTGCCTGcaaggtttgtattaatgtgctagttctaatacattatcattctTTGATCTTTGTAAGAGTCAGTACTTTCCCCGGCATGTCTGTTAAGTCTGGATGGAGTTTCTTTGTAGTTatttaccttgttttttttggacgtcacacgacgttaaaaatgtcattatgaactgtaaaaaaaaaaagtaggacatcattctttaataaataaaacattgtcagCATTAGCACATTGGTGTGGTATGAAGGGAATACAGTACGTTgggatgtgaatgagtgtataaatgtgtgtgtgtgtgtgtgtgcagggtggCCTGGGATGGACTGCCGTATTATCTAGGGTGATTCTCCCATCAtgttcccagtgttcctgggataggttctggatccaccacacCCCAGAGcaggataaatgaatgaatgaatgaatgaatgaatgaataaatgatccATTTCTGATATCTCTTATGTTTGAACAGTTGAACAATTTTAAATACTTCATTTATAAGTTAAGGCTGTACAGATGTGAGTGGTAAAATCTTTAATAGCAGAAACACAGTGTGGTTTAGATCTGTTCGGCCTTTTAAACCCAAGAGCTTGCTAGGCTTCTCATGTGCTTTTGCTCAAAACTAAAAAGTAATCATCACAAATAATTATATTCAGCCACTAAGGAGCTGTGTCTGGAAGATCTTCTTGACCTCAGAGGATTTAAAAAGAACTTCTAGATCATAAAAtctttcagaaaataaaaaaaatattccaataTTGATATTTCATCTTcaagtgtaaatgaaatgctTGAGTTGATAATGGTGAAGGATTGAGGCGGCATCTAGTGGCCGCTCCGGGAAatgataatataaaataaaacataaaaaccagACATCCATATTGGCagaatatttacaaatgtattcATACCTGAGAGGGAAATCTGCAGATAACAAACAGAAACTCTAAATATGCTACAATGAAAACCATTAAGACAAACAGTGACCACTAGATATTCATCGTCATTGAAATCATGTGTGTTAGTGTTCTGACAGACTGCCACAGTGTGTGTAGGAGGGTGGTGATGCCTTAAAAACACACCTTACAGGGgaaataaaaagtctacacacccctgttaaaatagcaGGGTTTTATgatgtaaagaagaagaagaagaagaagaagaagaagaagaagaagaagaaagaaaccaagataaatcatgtcagatctttttctacatttaataTGACAAAGCAAACAAcacattgaaaataaaaaaaaaacaaatagaaatgttttagacaCAGAATAACACTTATTGTCtgtctaaaacatttctatttgttttgtttttttttatttatttgtgtgtgtgtgtgtgtgtgtgtgtgtgtgtctgtgtgtgtgtgtgttttgcagtacATGGTCAGGCTGTTGCCACATCATTGGTTCCAGAAAGGAtctgcaaaataaaacaaacaaacaaacattaaatcTGCAATCAgagatcggttaacgaccgacgcttagtagtgcctactcagtagTAGTGCCTACtactttccagaaccttcacactgactgtccctcagtggtggaatgagcttccaacctcaatccggaccgcagaatctgtctcTATGTTCctaaaaaacagctaaagacccacctcttccgtgagcacttaactaacccctaaaattcCAAGCtcacattatttataataaaaataaaacgtttTAATTACTctagcacttacacctctactctgtgcactttgcttctctagatcTCAATTATACATCTTGCACGGCAGCAcaacttgtattgttctccgcttgatatatcgctttgcttgtatttcctcatttgtaagtcgttttggataaaagcgtccgctaaatgaataaattaataaatgtaaattaaaatagaCTAGGATAGAAAACTATTAGTGCTTCCTTTTTTTACACTTTGTTTCTTTCATATAATGATATGTTCTGAGTATAATTACATAAGCATGTTAATCTGTGATACAGAACTCAATACTGATCCAGTACAATCATATAATCTAGACTGTTACAGCAAAGCCTTAGCTCATATTAATTAGCTGTAATGTATCCTTGCTGTCTAACCTGGACTCCCTCTGTGAACCACTCATGCCTGGTGATGTCCTCAAAGGACGGGCGCAAAGTAGGCTCGAACTCCAGGCACCACATCATCAGATCGAAGAAATCTGTGTGTGCAGTGACGAGACAGAGGTCAGTCTAGAAGTCCAGTCATTTTGCTATGCTTTATCACACAGGTATAAATGTGATGCTTCTGTATTGACTCACCTCGAGACACACCAGGACATAAGTCCAGTCGACCGCCTTCAAAGTCTCTGTCGGATCTAAAGGGGTAGTTTCCACAGACCAAGTTGTACATCAGAATTCCCAGACCCCAGATGGTAGCAGGAATGCCCTCATACATTCCTAACATCAGCCACTCAGGAGGACAGAAAGCACGAGTGCCTGAGTGTAAAGGAGAGAAAAAGGGTCGTTAGCAATgtcacaagaaaaaaataaacacgtcAGAAATGGTTCTCCACTGCTTCCTTCTGATTctattgcatatttattttgaaattattaCCTGCATACTTTCTGTACGGTGTGTCCTTCAGTAAGTCTCCGTAGACAAAATCTATTATTTTGACTTGCATCGTGTCCGTATTGATGAGCAGATTCTCGGCCTTGATGTCGCGATGTAACACTTTGCGGTCGCAGCAGTGACGAGCCGCCTGAACCACTTGCTGCATGATGTCTCGTGTCTGTGCTTCAGTCAGACAGCCGTCCTGAAGTCTGGCGAAATCTCTGAGGGTCATACAGGGGCTGGGTCGTTCCAGCACCATGACGATGCGATCGGGCATTTCGAAATAGTCCAGCAGCTCCACCACGTTGCTGCAGCGAGGTGGCTTGGACACCATCTCCATTAGAGCCACCTCCAATGGCAGCTCGCGCCTCTCTCTGGGCTAAAATAAGGACAGATGTGGTTATCATGGGTTCTGTGTGAATACATCTAAACTATGATAAGCAGAGATGTTACAGTGGATTGTTTTCCATTATGTTCGCAGGAACCAGTAAACAGTCACGTCATTTTGCTCTGTACTTGCACCAGCAGAACGTAAGTTGTGTTGTAGCCTAACTGGCCACTACGTTCGAGTGTACAAAGTACAGTACTACAACGCATGTAGTATTCCCTGTTTGTAATCACACCCTGATTTATGATCAAACTCACATTCAGCTGGTGCAGCAGACCCCTAGTCTATAAAACGCTTGCTATTTGGAGCTTACTGCTTAAGTAAAAAATAAGGTTACTTACATCGATCAAGATGTTGGTCACGATGTTCTTGCCCACCGTTTTGATGGCAACCTGTTCACAAAATTATACACAATATAATCAGACGTTCAAGGGACGATTTGGAAGAGGAATTACCATGCAGGAAGCTGTACAATCAAAACTACACATGTTCACTGCTAACCAGCAGCTACCGTGGAGTGCGGTTTGTTTATGGGAGTGAGGGAGAACATTTACCTCTTTCCCGTCTTCCACACGGATGCCTGCGTAGACAGACCCGAAGCTTCCCATCCTCAGCAGCTCTCCCGTGGTGTACCGTGACGCAAACACGACTGTTAAGCAAACAATAATTCGGTTAAATGAAATCGAATGAAGGATGAAACAGCATCATGCTCAGTGTCCTGTCTCGCAATAACGAGGAAAGAACGAGACTTGTCTTGTTAACAGCTATTATATTACAGCATTATTACGTTATCGTCTCTTTGAGTAGGGCAAAGCACCTTGAATATGAGGACCTAGTAAAAATAGTACAAGTCTTTATTTCTGTATATGCTAAAACGCACAAGTTATTAGGTTTCAGTGCTGATTTGTGAGTTTACGAATCGGTGTGTGAGAGTTATGAGTAACCTAAactacacaacactgtacaAAGCTCgcaatgtgaaaatgtttttgtccGAATGGGGGATTTAGCATACTCTCTGGGTCAGTCCGCTCCACATCAGGAGACTGCGGAGCGATGATCTTGTGACTCGTCGAGCTATTCTCTGAGGTCTGAAGGTTGTACTCCATTTCAGAGCCGGTAGATGTTGAGTATTGCTCTGAGTCAGAATTAGCATCTGCATCAGTGGCTTTGATTTTATACAGCTGGCAAAGCTCTAGCAGCCACACAGGTTCTTGTCCTTCTGCCCCTTCTTGCAGCATGTTAAACAGCTACAATACAGATAATGAAAGTACATTAGGGATGAAGACTTTGCATTAAAAACCTGGAAACCATTTCCCAATCGTTAATAATCTTATTTACCAAAACGAGCCGTTTAACAAAGCTTCTTTTGATTCTGCCGGGGAAGGTGATGACTGCCCTGGCGATGGTCTCGCAATACTGCATGGCTTCCTTGGGAAATTCAGCCTGGGCGAACCGGTTGGCGTGACACAACTTGAAGATCTAAGACAGTCATTCGTTCTCAGTACAGCGGTTAAATTTGAAGATCGGTGCGCATGAAACAGAAAAGTGGAGAAATTCCAACCTGGAAGTTTGGCTGGGCCAGGCCTGAGGTCAGAGACAGCACGTACTCGTAAACCTCTGTTCTCTCAATGGCTGAAGTCAGGACTGTCAGACCGAATGGCACACTGGtgcaaatagaaaaaaatgatCAGTAGCAATTCAGGAAAGacgtcacacacatacacacacacacagacacacacacacacaaatacttgTCACATCCGATCAATTCGAATCGACTACGTGTCCCCAGCTCCACTTTTGCCACCACGTAGCAGATGTGCGCTGCGAACGTCAGTCCTTTGAAGGCTGCAGATGAAGCATCAAACATGCATGTGAGGATCAGGGTCCATGAAACAGTTCAGGATATGATTACAACATTTTCAGAAAAGAATGTGGTTACTGTGGAGCTTATCCATACCGAGATCATCTCCCATCTGAATCACGGCTTCTCTTCGCTCATCATCTGGGGCAGAGGAGCACAAAAGTTGCGCCAGAGAAAGGAACCAGTACTTCAGGTCCTCAGTTCCTCTCAGCTGGAGCAGAAATAGTCATTTTAGTCAGCAGTCTGGCAAAAACAATGCAATTATATACAGACAAATGCTGATAATGATGTGATATAAGTTTTGATACCTTCTTCTTAATTAAGCCGTCTCCCTTGAAGAGGATAGTGGTGACTTGAGCCATCATCACTTCCTGTAAGAAATGTCATTAAGTtacacatgcattgtaggtattagggatgtaactgaatatgaatagcACAGCTACTAGATTTATTCTTTTAGGCACTTATTATAATTCAGAGAATCTTTACTTTCATGAAAAACATATTTGCTTACAAAGTCAAACACCACACGTACTGAACTATAACACTTACTCCGTTCTGACGGCAGAACAAGTCCATAATCTGCCAAAAGAAGTAGGCCTCCATTTGGTGAAGTTCTTTAATCCGACTGAGACACTCCTCTACTTGGCACTCTATAAacttcaacaggtcctctttcTGCATCTTATTGCTGCAACAGATGTTGGAACACAGCTGGATTATGAGGATTACTGCACACGATACGGTTGAAAACATTACTGCTTACAACGAATGTTCGATTTATCTTATAAGAGAGGAGAACGAGAGTCTCACCTCATAAGAGGGCCAGGAAAAGCCACAGTGTGAAACTGATGCAGGTCGCCATGATCAGGTTGATACGTGTTGCTGGGCATCCCTGGAGTCAAATCCTCAGTTAGGGCTACAGACTAATTACATGACTCTATGCTTATAGAAATCTTATTCATTTGACAGTTTCTTGTATTAATTGTGTCCAGGATTAAAAACTACAACCTTACATATTATAACGTTCCTCAGGACTAAACACTGGGCCTCaagcttcccccccccccccccccccctttttttttttcttttccctcctaACTATTGTCTGTTGTCTGTGAAATGTTATAGTGCAGTTAGGTATCCTCTAATCTGAAGGTCAGGCTGGATGATGTGAAGTTCTTcacttgctgtgtgtgtgtgtgtgtgtgtgtgtgtgtgtgtgtgtgtgtgtgtgtgtcccaccTGGACGGCATGCAACTGGAACACGAAGTTGTACACATACATGGCTATTCAATCTAATTTCCCCAGTtctcaaacagaaacagaagggTTCACACAGAAGAGATAAAGCCATACCGGCTCTCACCACTAGATGTCACTGTGACCACAATGTTAAtctgtttatactgtaaattTTCACCTCTCTGTGAGATTTACTCTCATGAACCTTCTCTATAATGTCCCTCTGGTTTAAACATTACGGTTAAAAAACAACGCCCTCGACGCATTGTTTGAGGTTTGAGGAAATATATCAaggtattatttgtatttagttCATTTTAGACATCATTTCTAACTCGACATTCCTCTCTGCTCAGCATGAGTGTGCGGTAGTTTACTCACCTAGTCGCTAAGAAGCAGGTACAGTTTCTCACTGAAAGTTTCACTTGGTTAGAGAACTAGAAATGTCGTCTAGCTTGGAATATTGaagaatatagaatatagaatgAAGTGAACACACAGTTTAAAACACGTTCGAAAAGAACTCGTCATAGCGACAGAAATGTTTCCTATTCTGTCTTGGCTCTGATCAAAACACCCGTGTGGTGTAATGTAAATCAGCTTTGCACtaataaatctatttttccATGATTTTCGTTTTAACTATCACCCTCCAAAGGACcatataatctaatctaatacaatataatatgatatCAGTTCATATCAGATCATAGAATATCATATATCAGATCATATTCTCTATATGAGTCAGTAAGCACTGTTTAAGGGCTTAACACATCTTGAGCCAGAACATTATGAAATAAAGGGATTTCATTTCCTAAAATACATTCATGTGCACCCAGCCTGCTTTCTCTGAACTTCATGCTTATAAGGATCATCAGACTGCTTTGTATAAAATGCAAACACATCTGAACCAATGATCAGAGAACTCACCAcattctgaaagaaagaaacaaatctgTCCCAAACCCTTCTTCACGCTTAGATATTATCATGACACGTCATTACATCTGAACTGCTTATCCTACCCAGGGTTTGCATGGGAGTCTGGGGCCTGTCAGACGGAACTCAGAACACAAGGCTGGGGAAAACCATGGATCGcatcgcatacacattcacacacttcggacaatttggaaatgccaattcgcctacaacacatgtctttggactgggagaggaaactgaagtactcggaggaaacccccaatcAGGAGAACCCCCGAAGGGaaaaacatgcaagctccatgcacacagggtgtagtcaggattcgaacccctaacACCGGACGTGCAAGGGATTGTTTAAGGgattaaagggttaaaatgtCTTTCTCCACCAAAAACATTCTGGGAAAACAAAGGACTTCCTAAAAGTATTTGTATCCAGCCTGGCCCTAAGGTTTCTTCACTCTTAAAACGTTACACAACTTATACGTTGTATAAAGTGTCTAcatcataatttttaaaaaatcaatttaacagtacacacagaaatgacattttttgtaTTAGTTTAACACAGGCATACAGTACATGAGTATAAATGTAAACctgtaatacattttatttctaacaAGCAAAAAGGTATAAGTAATAATGCATAATATATTGGTCAAATTGGAGGATGGAGGGGATAAAACACAAATTTCCACAGTCCTTTATGCATCTCTGTTCCTCAGAGGGATCCAGAAGGACGAGCCTCTTCATCATTACCACTGAGCGCTGaacggatttttttttacagacataGACTGATACACTTGCATGCAATTATGGTATCAACATAAAGCacaaacattattattgtttttgttgttgtttgatcATTAAATCTTAAAAGTATTTTTGAAacgttttcattgtttttattattgttgttggtgtGGTTCTTTAATCATTAAgtcttaaaagtttttttttttaaacatataaaaaagttttaattgtttttttttttttcctgaatgatgaaaatgccattttaatGTCTTTGTGTTAGTAAATTTCCAAAGAGTATACAGTAATTTGTGTTATTGTATTATGATTCATTTAACCAAGAGTCACCAAGCGTACATGTAGCTAGTCTGATATGGTGCTTCACAGTAATAAACTACCATAAagtacacacattcatttggaCAGTTTGAACATTTCAAGAAGACTAATATTATTCATtcttatattaaatgtaaaatacatgGTAATACTAtgtaaataaatccctttgttAGTATGTATAGATGATGCAAGACTCAGCTGAGACACTGCTAAACATACAGGATGGTCCAAAAAGACAATGTAAATGGAGTGTAAGAGGATCTACAGTAGATTAGAGAAACACAAATGGTGCGgtaagattaaaaataaatacataaaaatgaggGGAAATATTAGCTGGTTGGATCCAGTTCCTGATTCAGTTTCTCTAGGTAATAATCATATCCCTCATGGATTCATCCCTCTGCCAAAAGTGCTTGCCCCTGCAATATATTTGACATTGCCATCTAGTGGGCTGAAGCTATAACGCTCTAATAGTGTTTTTATTATCCTGGAAAGCATGTATTCTTGGTATCAGTCTTCCTCCTTTTGTGCCAGACCCAAACAAAGCTCTATGTCACTCCTGAACTAAGCCTTTCAGTCTGCTAACTAGTCATTAATCCCTTACACTCCCACAATCTGTCCTCAAGTCTAGTATTACATTCCTTATTCGCACAGCTACATGCCTTTCCAGTTAGTTACACTGCAGTTACTAAATGATTCATATTACTTAGTGAATCATATGCATTAATGTGACTAACAGTAAAAAGCTGAAAAAGAGGAGGAGTAGTTTTATACACACGCTGGATCTTAGCTGGGTCAGATTCACTCGAGTGGACTTGTTTTGTCCCATGATCAGATATTTATATCGGGCCCATGACATAATTAACCCCGAGTGCAGCTCAGGAGTCGACAGCAGTATAACTATACGCTATAAACACTGATGTGAACACTGAGGATCAACATTTGAAGGGAGTGTGACATTTTAGTTTGTGCATCAGAGGGTTGTATTTGTGTTCGTggtgtgtatttgtttacagtCTTGTACACACTGTCAGGATGATCAGTTTACCGTCAATTGCTATGCGTTGTTTATGACTACAATAATGTCGCCAAAATGGTAGAAGATATTGAAAAGACTATGAGCTGCTGCTTTACACAAAAACGTACAAAAGGTCTGTATATAGTATTTTTGTTGAAAATCTATGATATTTGTTAGCCGGCACACGGTgccttagtgattagcacgttcgcctcacacatgtagggttgagggttcgattcccaccgctgcccctatgtgtgtgcggagtttgcatgttctccccgtgctgcgggggtttcctccgggtattccggtttcctcccccagtccaaagacatgtatggtaggctgattggcatgtccaaagtgtccatagtgtatgaatgggtgtgtgaatgtgtgtgtgattgtaccctgcgatggattggcacctcgtccaggatgtcccccgttGGGCACACAAAGGTCCaagaagacatgatttgccaaggttggagtggaagaactcgagtatCCTgtgcagagccctgacctcaaccccactgaacacctttgggatgaactgtgACTCCAGCTGCACCCCAGTGAACCccaatgagcaaatccccatagccatgctacaaaatctagtagaagggttattataagagcaaacggggactaaatctggaaaggGATGTTGAAAATGCACATATGGGTGAGATGTTCAGGTGTCTACTACATACTGTTGGCCATATCGTGTAATTCATGACTACTCACCTTTCACGACTACGCACAATCATGGCTTCTTTTTGTCTGTGTACTTGATAGAAAGTACGGTATTTTGTTAAGTTTACTTTGTGGTGCCATGTCCGAAGATGGCTTCTTTCCTTAAGTAATGAATTATATAAGAAATATGTTAGAAACCCTCGTTGTTGGCTGAAGCTGTGTtgtatcttcttcttcttctctggaAGCTTGTCTTTTTCAACAAAAGGCTCAAAGTCATCCTCCTAATCTTAacctccatcatcatcttctAGAGCATCAGGGAGACCAAGACGGAGAAAGA
This genomic interval from Ictalurus furcatus strain D&B chromosome 2, Billie_1.0, whole genome shotgun sequence contains the following:
- the LOC128602558 gene encoding serine/threonine-protein kinase par-1-like isoform X1 yields the protein MPSNTYQPDHGDLHQFHTVAFPGPLMSNKMQKEDLLKFIECQVEECLSRIKELHQMEAYFFWQIMDLFCRQNGEVMMAQVTTILFKGDGLIKKKLRGTEDLKYWFLSLAQLLCSSAPDDERREAVIQMGDDLAFKGLTFAAHICYVVAKVELGTRSRFELIGCDKYLCVVPFGLTVLTSAIERTEVYEYVLSLTSGLAQPNFQIFKLCHANRFAQAEFPKEAMQYCETIARAVITFPGRIKRSFVKRLVLLFNMLQEGAEGQEPVWLLELCQLYKIKATDADANSDSEQYSTSTGSEMEYNLQTSENSSTSHKIIAPQSPDVERTDPEIVFASRYTTGELLRMGSFGSVYAGIRVEDGKEVAIKTVGKNIVTNILIDPRERRELPLEVALMEMVSKPPRCSNVVELLDYFEMPDRIVMVLERPSPCMTLRDFARLQDGCLTEAQTRDIMQQVVQAARHCCDRKVLHRDIKAENLLINTDTMQVKIIDFVYGDLLKDTPYRKYAGTRAFCPPEWLMLGMYEGIPATIWGLGILMYNLVCGNYPFRSDRDFEGGRLDLCPGVSRDFFDLMMWCLEFEPTLRPSFEDITRHEWFTEGVQILSGTNDVATA
- the LOC128602558 gene encoding serine/threonine-protein kinase par-1-like isoform X3, with translation MPSNTYQPDHGDLHQFHTVAFPGPLMSNKMQKEDLLKFIECQVEECLSRIKELHQMEAYFFWQIMDLFCRQNGEVMMAQVTTILFKGDGLIKKKLRGTEDLKYWFLSLAQLLCSSAPDDERREAVIQMGDDLAFKGLTFAAHICYVVAKVELGTRSRFELIGCDNVPFGLTVLTSAIERTEVYEYVLSLTSGLAQPNFQIFKLCHANRFAQAEFPKEAMQYCETIARAVITFPGRIKRSFVKRLVLLFNMLQEGAEGQEPVWLLELCQLYKIKATDADANSDSEQYSTSTGSEMEYNLQTSENSSTSHKIIAPQSPDVERTDPEIVFASRYTTGELLRMGSFGSVYAGIRVEDGKEVAIKTVGKNIVTNILIDPRERRELPLEVALMEMVSKPPRCSNVVELLDYFEMPDRIVMVLERPSPCMTLRDFARLQDGCLTEAQTRDIMQQVVQAARHCCDRKVLHRDIKAENLLINTDTMQVKIIDFVYGDLLKDTPYRKYAGTRAFCPPEWLMLGMYEGIPATIWGLGILMYNLVCGNYPFRSDRDFEGGRLDLCPGVSRDFFDLMMWCLEFEPTLRPSFEDITRHEWFTEGVQILSGTNDVATA
- the LOC128602558 gene encoding serine/threonine-protein kinase par-1-like isoform X2, producing the protein MPSNTYQPDHGDLHQFHTVAFPGPLMSNKMQKEDLLKFIECQVEECLSRIKELHQMEAYFFWQIMDLFCRQNGEVMMAQVTTILFKGDGLIKKKLRGTEDLKYWFLSLAQLLCSSAPDDERREAVIQMGDDLAFKGLTFAAHICYVVAKVELGTRSRFELIGCDKYFVPFGLTVLTSAIERTEVYEYVLSLTSGLAQPNFQIFKLCHANRFAQAEFPKEAMQYCETIARAVITFPGRIKRSFVKRLVLLFNMLQEGAEGQEPVWLLELCQLYKIKATDADANSDSEQYSTSTGSEMEYNLQTSENSSTSHKIIAPQSPDVERTDPEIVFASRYTTGELLRMGSFGSVYAGIRVEDGKEVAIKTVGKNIVTNILIDPRERRELPLEVALMEMVSKPPRCSNVVELLDYFEMPDRIVMVLERPSPCMTLRDFARLQDGCLTEAQTRDIMQQVVQAARHCCDRKVLHRDIKAENLLINTDTMQVKIIDFVYGDLLKDTPYRKYAGTRAFCPPEWLMLGMYEGIPATIWGLGILMYNLVCGNYPFRSDRDFEGGRLDLCPGVSRDFFDLMMWCLEFEPTLRPSFEDITRHEWFTEGVQILSGTNDVATA